The following nucleotide sequence is from Deferribacterota bacterium.
CCCGGCCAACGCTTCTAAGGGGAGGAGGGAAGAAGCTTTTGAATGGCCGGGCAATGGTTATATAATAAGCTTAGTCTTATATTTTTTCAATATTTTTTTAATAATTATATTATTTACTAATTTTTATATATGTATATAATTAGATAAATGTATAGATTGGTTATATTCGACTTAGATGGAACAGTAATTGATTCACTGCTTGATATTCATTACAGTCTTAACGAGACACTTCTTCACTTCAATTTACCAGTCATAGAAGTTAAAAAAACTAAATCATTAATAGGTGACGGTGTGCATATGCTTTTAAAAAAAGCTTTTGGGGAAGATGAATTTAAGAAAAAAGAAGCTGAAATTGTTGAACATTTTAAAAATGTGTATAGGAAAAATTTAACAAATAAAACCAAGACAATTGATGGTTTTGATAAAGTTCTAAAATATTTAGAAAATACAAATATTATTAAAATAATATTATCAAATAAATTGTATGAATTTACAGATATGATAATGAAGAATTTAAATTTAAATAGATACATTGATGACTATTTCGGGGGAGATTCCTTTGTCCATAAAAAACCTTCACCCTATCCTATATTAGAAATACAAAAAAGATTCGCTATTAATAAAAATGATACCCTAGTAATAGGTGATAATTATACAGATATTGAAGCAGGTCTAAAATCAGAATCGAAAACATGTTTTTGTGAGTATGGATATGGCAAATTGAATAATTATAAACCACATTATAGAGTAAAAAAACCTATTCAAATATTGGATATTTTAGAGAATGGCTGAAAAATATTCAATTTTTGCTACATATATTTATTACGATGACAAAATAATAAAGGATAAATATCTGAATGTAGAAGATGGCAAAATTATAGGCATA
It contains:
- a CDS encoding HAD family hydrolase, which translates into the protein MYRLVIFDLDGTVIDSLLDIHYSLNETLLHFNLPVIEVKKTKSLIGDGVHMLLKKAFGEDEFKKKEAEIVEHFKNVYRKNLTNKTKTIDGFDKVLKYLENTNIIKIILSNKLYEFTDMIMKNLNLNRYIDDYFGGDSFVHKKPSPYPILEIQKRFAINKNDTLVIGDNYTDIEAGLKSESKTCFCEYGYGKLNNYKPHYRVKKPIQILDILENG